In Monodelphis domestica isolate mMonDom1 chromosome 4, mMonDom1.pri, whole genome shotgun sequence, one DNA window encodes the following:
- the CYPIIF2 gene encoding cytochrome P450 2F2 gives MDWIGTGLLLLLLGITCLLLAKAAHKTKGRLPPGPRPLPLLGNLLQLRSRDMVTSLTKLSQEYGSMFTVHLGTRPVVVLSGYDTVKEALVDKAEEFSGRGEYPVFYDFTKGNGIAFSNGEKWKVLRRFSIQILRNFGMGKKSLEERILEEEAFLLEELKKTEGAPFDPTFVLSRSVSNIICSVVFGSRFDYEDERLLKLVHLINENFKIMSSPWGEIYNIFPGLLQWIPGPHRSLFQNYGSMKTLIDRIIHEHQINLDSTSPSDFIDCFLIKMAEEAKSPDSYFHMETLVKTTFILIFGGTETVGTTLRHSFLLLMKYPQIQARVQAEIDSVVGRGRRPTLDDRSSMPYTDAVIHEVQRFADIIPMNLPHRLTRDTLFRGFLLPKGTDIITLLNTVHYDPSQFKTPNEFNPAHFLDSKEEFKKSPAFMPFSAGRRLCLGEPLARMELFLYLTGILQNFTLQPLCSPEEIDLTPLSSGLGNVPRPFQLRMVPR, from the exons ATGGACTGGATCGGGACAGGACTGCTTCTACTGCTGCTGGGTATCACCTGCCTGCTGCTGGCCAAGGCAGCCCACAAAACCAAGGGTCGCCTGCCTCCAGGACCCAGACCCCTGCCACTGCTTGGCAACTTGCTACAACTCCGATCTAGAGACATGGTGACGTCCCTCACCAAG CTGAGTCAGGAGTACGGTTCTATGTTCACTGTGCACCTAGGCACCCGGCCTGTTGTGGTCCTAAGTGGATATGACACGGTCAAGGAGGCTCTGGTGGACAAGGCCGAAGAGTTCTCAGGGCGTGGGGAGTATCCCGTATTTTATGACTTCACCAAGGGCAACG GTATCGCCTTCTCCAATGGGGAAAAGTGGAAAGTGTTGAGGAGATTTTCCATCCAGATCCTTCGCAATTTTGGCATGGGAAAGAAAAGCCTTGAAGAACGCATCCTGGAAGAGGAAGCCTTCCTTCTGGAGGAACTGAAAAAAACTGAAG GTGCCCCTTTTGATCCCACCTTCGTGCTCAGCCGCTCCGTGTCCAACATCATCTGCTCAGTCGTCTTTGGCAGCCGCTTTGACTATGAGGATGAGCGTCTGCTCAAGCTTGTCCATCTCATCAATGAAAACTTTAAGATCATGAGCAGCCCCTGGGGGGAG aTATACAACATCTTCCCTGGTCTCCTACAATGGATCCCCGGCCCCCATCGCAGCCTCTTTCAGAACTATGGGAGCATGAAGACCCTCATCGACCGCATCATCCATGAGCACCAGATCAACCTAGACTCCACCAGCCCTTCTGACTTCATTGACTGCTTTCTTATCAAGATGGCTGAG GAAGCCAAGAGCCCAGACAGCTACTTCCACATGGAGACACTGGTGAAGACGACGTTCATCCTCATCTTCGGTGGCACAGAGACTGTGGGCACAACACTGCGCCACAGCTTCCTACTTCTCATGAAGTATCCTCAGATTCAGG CCCGGGTGCAGGCGGAGATTGACAGCGTGGTGGGGCGGGGGAGGCGGCCCACGCTGGATGACCGCTCCTCTATGCCCTACACGGACGCCGTCATCCATGAGGTGCAGCGCTTTGCGGACATCATCCCCATGAACTTGCCGCACCGGCTTACCCGCGACACACTCTTTCGAGGCTTCCTGCTACCCAAG GGCACTGATATCATCACCCTCCTCAACACGGTTCACTATGACCCCAGTCAGTTCAAGACACCTAATGAGTTCAACCCTGCCCACTTCCTGGACTCCAAGGAGGAATTCAAGAAGAGCCCAGCCTTCATGCCCTTCTCTGCTG GTCGACGTCTGTGCTTAGGGGAACCCCTGGCCCGCATGGAGCTGTTCCTTTACCTGACTGGGATTCTGCAGAACTTCACACTACAGCCACTGTGCTCCCCGGAGGAGATTGACTTGACTCCCCTCAGCTCGGGCTTGGGCAATGTGCCTAGACCTTTCCAGCTTCGAATGGTGCCCCGATAA